The window GCATgacctaaaaacaattttttaaacaattattaagtgTGTCATTTAAAGCATTGTTTATAATCTGACTCTTCacgaaaaatgtttacatgtttgaaatacattgttgttattattaaaatacaatattgcaAGAGTGTGATTAATTcagtgattatttattaaaagagtgaggaattaattaaaagagctatttttttttgtttaaagaacttTGTCTCAAAATCTTATTGCagagaagttataaagtatgtaattataaaaattatattacagtctgcgtaaatttaaaatacataattacctTTAAGTTGATGAGGTGTTTCTTAACATCAACATCTCCCAGCTGATGAATGtagaacattttgtttataattttatgttttttgaatgatccacaatttccttttgaaaagcaacaacagttttcataaaaatatttgttttgtttcataCTCAACTAAAAACAAGTTCTATTTATGCAGTACCTATTTCTCAATAGCAATGATAAAATATCTACtctatttatgcaaattttaaagatcgttaaaataaagttaagacatttttatggtaaagtaaACAACCGCCcactaacttgtttctccacaatCGTGATATCAGCGATTCTTCTTCCATTCGATCACCACAAGTTATTTGGTTATgacgtaaatttaaataattcacttctgatcatgtattgttttttatcattatttatttcaattgttatgATTTCTATATCATAGCCAGAAacgcttaaattttttcttaacattacgTGCAATGTTTCGTGTAATGCTAAATGCTAATTTTGGatgatagaaattttattgtgaGCGAAAACCTCATCTGTGTGTCCAAAAAAATATCTCTTCgtacttaatcatttttaacaatttgtacctttatttttaacttaatatctaaagatcacacgaattttttttattattatgttaggacctttttgtattgacagttggatatgtttacatttttacaaaactaagcgcctctgccgtaatggttcattttgtaagtatactaaaacatttttttccaatttcaagcctttatatattaataggccttaggtatcacataactttctttgcatttttagactcaatacctttgataatttcaaatcctaaaagaaaaattgtgtgcaacacttcgccgctagaattaactccgattaaaaattgacaaaagtgattgattttgtacttttgaactatgataattagccaaccgcacagtgtcacgcaacttttttatattttttggagagagcttttgggttacgtctgatattaactacaaaagctatgtgcaactttttgccttgccaaaaaaatgggttcaaaggtggcaaaaactaaatttttaaaaaatttttaaaaaaatctcaaaaatttaagcccagattccgagtgaacgaaacatttttgaaatttttttttccccaacaggttttttctatattctgatcaatatataaaaaattcaagcaatttggaGGAGGTCACTTCCATTGACTGCctgattcttacaaaaaatgaCTCTTAACTcgcaaaaagtgaaaataactAAGCGAATCATTAATGACGTCATTAACGACGTttctattgaactttttaatcAATCTTTATCTTCTGAAAACTGGgataatatattacaaataaaaaacactaaCAAAGCCTATGAcaattttcttcaaatatttcaatatttcaatatttaatatttcaattaaaaattattaaatctaatatGAATTTGAACCCATGTATAACTAACAGAAtattaaaatcatcaaaaaacaaacaactttagtacgaaaaatttcttaaaaaaagaacatttgaTAATGAATccaattataaaaactataaaggTATTTTTGAGCTAGTTATAAATCgttcaaagaaaatattttattcaaatcaatTACTAAAATTCAAAGGCGACACTCAGAAATAGTGATCGACCGAAAACGAAATTTAAGCCGAAACCGAAAGTACAGAAATTTCGGTTCAGTAAAGCCGTAGCCGAAACCGAAACCGAAATTTCGGCcgaaatttgaaaatgaatgtTTAAAATCCCTGAACCTTTTATGATCACcgaattaaagcaaaaaaaaaacttatttacatATATCAAAGCAATCACCATGTAACATAGTttgataaaaactataatatgtcaagacattttaataattaaaggtaATAATTGAAGTATTTTCTCTgcgaaatacattttttttcatgtttactGGCAAAAGTCTGTTTCTTTCGTTTGAAAGAATTTCTCCAGCAGTTAAAAACAACCTTTTAACTTCGGCAGATGTTGGTGGAGGTCTAAGGAATCTCTTTGCTATTTTTGCTAAACCAAACTTTGCTTTTAGTgttattttctaatataaatctataaacctttttttttttttttgttatttaggtgcccaaaGAAGACCTATAGgttttgtcacagagcaccgcggaagcacatttaaccaggaagttcacgcctccttcatTACCGTGATGCAAAAATATATCCGAAGCTCGTTTCGAGCCTGGATCTCCTGATTACAAGGAAACCGCTCTGACCACTGCGCCACGGTAGCACAGGAAACTTTAGACCTTCTTTGaagtttaaatcaatttttgagatttatagGACTGCCGGTAGTTGTGTTGCTTTTTCAGTTAGGATATTTTTTAGAGTAAACCACTTCTTAAATGTGATGAAAGTCCGCTAAGTGATTGAAGTTTTGGATCGTGCGATCCacgaaatattttcaaattgcaAGCTCCGTATTTGAAATCACTAACTGTCACGGTAAAATGATACCATAAACCAGTTTTTTATCGATTGTtttcaattgtaaaatttaGCACTgagaaaattttgatgaagctATTGGTTTGGGTTGCTTTACTTAAATGTTAATTCATTTTAAGAATGATTTAAGAAGAGTAACTTAAAACTATTATGTAACgtgatttcaattaaaatttttacaattgttataattaaaaattgatttactaACAAAAGATTACAATTAGGAAACCGTCATGATCCCACtctatattaaaacttaaaaaaatcttttaaaagtttcgGTTTATTTCGGTTGCGGTTTGAACCGAAATTTCGGCCGAAAcaggaaaagtaaaaaaattgttgaagcAGAAATTTCGGTTTCGGTTTCGGCCGAAGCCGAAAGTTTCCGTTCACTACTCAGAAAACCTGGAATGTCATTAAagaattaattgttaaaaaatagttactttttaatttttagaattaattgttaaaaaaaaaaactacttgtcttccaaaaacaataaactttaatgGCGTTGATAACTTAATGaatcaaaaattgcaaaaacatttGATCAAGTTTTTGTTAGTGTAGGATCAAATTTTGccttaaaactaaaacttggtAAATTTAGCGAAGAGTCATATTTAACTGCTAACAATACAATAATGACCAAAAATAAACTGACTAAAAATGTGTTATTAATTGCTTTTCTAACGTTAAAACTAACCAAATGATTAGGTGTTGATGAAATAAGCAGTAATGTTGTAATAAAACCTATGCATTATTTAATAACACCACTGCGATACGATgccaaatattattaaaacactatttaaaaaaatgcagcacAAATATCTTACTAGGCATgcaaacaataattatattcaaGCTAAAACTTACTTTGAAGCCACTAAGTTTTCTATCACAGCTAGAGGCCCCCAACTATGGAGTATAGTAGTTAAAAATGacatcaaattattttataagacAAAATTATTCGAAAGCTCGGTACGTTCCATGTAGCGCTCACAGTCTGAATATGGCTGGTGTGTACGCAGTTGAATCAGCCATTGAgatcaaagtattttttaaaaatgtcaaatctTGATACGTATTTTTTAGTGAAAGTCTTGCCCGATGGAAGATCTTCTCTGAAGCGAAAGGAATTTAACTGCATAGAATTTCTATAACAAGATGGAGCTCTCGTACCAACTTGACCAAACTACTTGCCGAGAGGCCGAAAGAAATGTTGGCAGCTCTTAAACATGTCACGAAAAATCTGGACTTGATAAGCGAGCAGCTCAGCCATACAagagacaaaaaaaatgatttttatcttttaaatttgtgttgCCAGTTTACGATTCAGTACAAAACCTTTACtatcattataatatataacccTTACTATCAAGGTAAGACggaaataggtctgtagttgGAAATATTAGTTTCGtcaccagatttaaaaattagagtGATTACggcaactttaatttttttttgcacaacACCTAGTTTTAATGAAaggttaaaaatatgaaataatgacGGTTTAATGATACCGAAAACtgacttaaaaacatttacactaACTTTGTCAATGCCCgcacttttattacttttaagacTATTAAAAGTATTCCTTATCTCGCTTAGATTTAAATTAGATACTTCCATAAGAGTATTACACGGTTTAATATAAGATTCAAATTCTTTGGTACTTGGCGGAATTTTACTCGCCAAGTTCGGCCCTACTTctagaaaaaattagtttagtttttcagctattttaatatcataaatCATTTCCCTGTCAATTAAAAGCTTTTGGGGGAGattattttttacacatttatttttaccatctatttgtttaattatgttcCACGTATTTTTTGGGTCGCCGTTGGTTTTTTCCAGCAACTtggcataataaatttttttagagtgtttttttgttttttaaaagtttttatagtttttgtagtttatttcatttttatatgttttatgccTTAATTATTTGATTGTTAAACtagttttggtttaaaaactgcttaaataagttttaaattttctaaaactacCAGATGATTGTCTATAAATAgaattaattacaatatttttggtggttttgtttataatttctatGCACAGCGACTCATAATCTGTTTCATTATTGATTTGTGGACAAAAATACTAACACCACCACCAGCGTAATTAAGACGCGGTTGGTGAACTGATACGTAATTacttaattcaaaatttgaattttttccgTTTGTTTTAAGCCAAGTTTCCGTGatacaaattatttgaaattcgTGGTTTAGTTGATGCAATAAGAGTTTaagattttcaaaagttttgttaCAGGGTTTATgcgaaatataaaacattttttaagaaaatataaaacattttttaagaaaatataaaacattttttaagaaaatataaaacattttttaagaaaatataaaacattttttaagaaaatataaaacaatttttaagaaaatataaaacaatttttaagaaaatataaaacatttaattacgtAATTACTCCTTAGCACTTTGGAATTTATGAGGTTTATTCATAATCATATTTTTATCcagagaaaactttttaaatgcaatacATGTGTTATCATGCCTTACTatgcttataattaaaatatattattcaagatttattttgttgttttaactgATAAATGGAAAATGAGagagaaaggaaaaaaagacCACTTATTACAAAGGATATTGTAAGAACCATAAGAAAgtcaattctaaaagaaatgaagttaaaaaaaataggggAAGAAGTTGAAATATCAGTTTCTGCAACACGTTCTATTTCTGATAAAATCAGTAAAGGACTTAGTGATGATGAAATCACATCAGTAAAAAAAGGAAGGCGCAGCTCTTATGACGAGACGCTTAAATCTGAAATTCGATTGTTAATTGAGCATGATCCATCTCATACTTTAGCATCATTGAGAAACATTCTTATTGAAAGGAATATTAATGTATCTATACCAACAATATCTAAGTATTTGAAGTCGATGGAGTTTACTAGAAAATGACTTACATTAGtaccaaaaaaaagaaacttgcCGCAAAACGTTGATTTAAGACAAAGTTATTGCTGGACTATTAATTCGATTCCTGACAATAACTTAGTATTTCTAGATGAAACAGGCTTTAACTTACATACTTCTAAGCAATATGGCTATTCTATAAagaatacaaaatgttttgttacaGTGCCAGCAAATCGTGGAAAGAATGTAAGTCTAATGGCCGCTATAACAGTTAATGGTATTCTAAGCTTTAAGATAGTGGATGGTGCCTATAATGGcgatattttttgtgattttataaCCAATAATTTAAGACCGTATTTCCAAACAAATCCTCATTTTGTACTAGTATTGGATAATTGTGCATTTCATCGTCGAAGAGATGTAATCAATTTGCTCGGCCAATCCAATGTTTCAGTTTACTTTTTGCCACCTTATTCACCGCAATTGAACCCGATCGAGGAATACTTTAGTTGTCTTAAAGCTAATTATACTTCTATAAGGCCGTTTCCAAAAACCAGCAATGAAGTTAAGGCTACTTTAAATTGGCTTATACCGACAATTGGCATTGATTTTTGTGGTTGGTATTGTAATATGAGAAGATGGGATTTGAAAGGCATAGCAAGGCAAGAGTTTTATTAAAGTGGatactttgttatttatattatatctttaaatataatgagttttagttatattaaaaaaatacactttattatttagaaatttatgaataactttatACATCATATATGCACtcttaaataactaaaatgttttatatttttttaaaaattgttttatatatttttttaatgctttataattttataaatttgttttttattttcttacaatttgttttgtattttataaaaaaatgttctataaattcttaaaaaatgttttatattttcttaaaaaattttttatattttcttaaaaaatgttttatattttcttaaaaaatgttttatattttcttaaaaaatgttttatattttcttaaaaaatgttttatattttctttaaaaatgttttatattttcttaaaaaatgttttatattttcttagaaaatgttttatattttctttaaaaatgttttatatttcgcATAAACCCTGTAATACCTCGAatgtttacatttaatatagaaaagttatttttgtttttacagtGTAATTCCGGAAAGTTCTAGAACATTTAATGACGTTCGAGATTTAATAGCTTTAATAGATTTTAccaataataattgtaaatatgtttttgcgGTGATTTATGACGGTGTTTTGAAGGATATTTTAGGAAAAGCATAGAGTATATATATTGaggaaaaaattgtaaatagcAGAGTTTTAGTTAGGAGAAAAGATTATcgtttattgatttaatttatctGTTTATTGATTTGTTGATTACGAGAAAAAACTACAAGCTAACCGGGCATGGAACCAAGTATGAGATTATTTGATATGTTTGAAACGTATGATGGCACTTCGGATACTGCTGTTTGGATTCAACGAACGAAAGTGATTTCTGAAATTCAGAACTTAAAGCTTGAATTTCTTTTTCCGATTCTTCTCAGAGAAGCTGCTTATGCAGTGTACGATGCTTTAACCGCGGAAGATAAAAAAGATGTTGTGGAAGTCGAGCGTGTGTTATTAGCGGCGTTTTCTGTAGATGCCTATACTGCATATGAACTGTTTACAAAACGAAAACTATGTGACGGAGAAAAAGCCGACGTGTTTTTGGCTGATTTAAGACGATTAGCCTATCTTGCTAAATTATCAGAGGAGTGTGTGCGTTTGGCGTTTGTTGTGGGTTTGCCAGAAGTTTTATCATCAAGATTTCGAGCCGTAATGGACCCGATTGATATAATGTTACCCAGAGTGAGAGCTGCTTTGAACTGTGCAAATGTGTTTGACAGTGACGCTGTTGGCGCTGTATCTAGACGCCATGCTACAAAAACCGCGAGGAATCTGCGCTACCTCGCTCCTGAACAACGGTGGAATGAGCGCATTATCTTTTATTCGTTTAAAAGTTAACGGTATGGTTGCGACAGCTTTAGTGGACACAGGATGTTCGAAGAcgattttgaataaaaaatttctgcCCAAAAGTCAATGTAGGTACTCAAACTCTCAAAAGGTAGTAACGTTTGAAGGAAAAGTTCATCAGTGCACTGGGTCAGCGGTCGTGATTCTTGAGGTTGATGGCATTAAAGCACGTGATGAAGTTATTTTAGTGGACTTCCAACCGTTTGGAGTTGATATGATGCTCGGAATGAGTTCCATTAAATTACTAGGAGGAGTATCCATTTCTCCTTTGGGAAAAGCGAAGTTCGGATTGAGTTACTGTGGAGCATCGGCTTTGAACAAGGACAAAGTTAAGAAAatcgaaataaaaaagaaagatcaCGAAGCAGTTTTTAATGGTGTTGAATGGAGAGTCAAATGGAAATGGAGAGATGGAGAAAGCTCCGACCGATTGCGCAATAAAGTGGCACAGTACGGAATTCCACAACACGCTAGAGCAGACTATGAAAACGAACTACAGGATTGGATTGATCGGAAGTGGCTGTTAGAGTATGACGAAAATGAACTGGGGCCGCCCAAAGGGCAGATTCCTTTAATGGCTGCCATTCAGAGAAACAAAGACCACAAAATCCGACCTGTTCTGGACTGGAGAGAAGCTAACGATTTCATTGAGACATACACGAGAGATGCAGATGTGTGTGTAGAAAAGCTTAGAGAATGGAGAAGAATGGGTAACAAACCAGCAATTATTGATTTACGCAAGGCTCATCTTCAACTAAAAACTGATAAATCTCTTTGGCCCTTCCAAACAGTGGTGTTTCGAAATAAAAGGTATTGTTTGACACGACTTGGTTTCGGATTGAACGTTGCGCCAATGATCATGAAATCCGT is drawn from Hydra vulgaris chromosome 07, alternate assembly HydraT2T_AEP and contains these coding sequences:
- the LOC136082491 gene encoding uncharacterized protein LOC136082491 — protein: MVATALVDTGCSKTILNKKFLPKSQCRYSNSQKVVTFEGKVHQCTGSAVVILEVDGIKARDEVILVDFQPFGVDMMLGMSSIKLLGGVSISPLGKAKFGLSYCGASALNKDKVKKIEIKKKDHEAVFNGVEWRVKWKWRDGESSDRLRNKVAQYGIPQHARADYENELQDWIDRKWLLEYDENELGPPKGQIPLMAAIQRNKDHKIRPVLDWREANDFIETYTRDADVCVEKLREWRRMGNKPAIIDLRKAHLQLKTDKSLWPFQTVVFRNKRYCLTRLGFGLNVAPMIMKSVVSAVIDQDELVKSGTSAYVDDIYVDESVVSLVYVKRHFLKYGLESKEGEQIGNDGVRVLGLCVRKVGNKLMWSRGNRVDAISQKLTRRVVFSICGQLVGHLPVCGWLRVICSLLKREAVSLTKGWDDEICDENVKWVLKKVFAEVERCEPACGDWACVW